From Flavobacteriales bacterium, the proteins below share one genomic window:
- a CDS encoding DUF3365 domain-containing protein codes for MKSLFYTSFFLLSIGLISCGGGQKNTKPLSPEQKLAEGEKLLKMKCNTCHIPTASKNGSIAPPMAYIKDVYKQKYPQEANFIQALSSFAKKPKAENSLMPEMVKKYNLMPPLGFSKKELEQIAFYIYRENLPKPKWYQGLSSMGKKDKNPHADMISKGMKIVRTTKGQLGKNLMGQINKNGTLAALDFCHLNAKSITDSMQLELNAQIKRVSDKPRNKNQRANSLEQDYINFFKDKIKQGETLEPQITITDAKKTLYAPITTNKMCLQCHGTPDTQIKKETLLALNKKYPLDEAVGYGVNELRGIWVVEFDIDK; via the coding sequence ATGAAATCATTATTTTACACCAGTTTTTTTCTACTCAGTATCGGATTAATTTCTTGTGGAGGAGGACAAAAAAATACCAAACCACTTAGTCCAGAACAAAAACTTGCAGAAGGAGAGAAACTCTTAAAAATGAAATGTAATACTTGCCATATTCCCACGGCATCAAAAAATGGAAGTATTGCTCCTCCAATGGCTTATATAAAAGATGTGTATAAACAAAAATATCCTCAAGAGGCTAATTTTATCCAAGCCCTCAGTTCTTTTGCAAAAAAACCAAAAGCCGAAAATAGCCTAATGCCTGAAATGGTTAAGAAATATAATCTGATGCCTCCATTAGGTTTTTCAAAAAAAGAACTTGAGCAAATAGCTTTCTATATTTATCGAGAAAATTTACCTAAGCCAAAGTGGTATCAAGGTCTTTCTAGTATGGGGAAAAAAGACAAAAATCCCCATGCAGATATGATTTCTAAAGGAATGAAGATCGTGAGAACTACCAAAGGACAATTAGGGAAGAATTTGATGGGACAAATCAATAAAAATGGAACTTTAGCCGCATTAGACTTCTGTCATCTAAACGCAAAAAGTATTACAGATAGTATGCAATTGGAGCTCAATGCCCAAATAAAAAGAGTTTCTGATAAGCCTAGAAATAAAAACCAAAGAGCAAACAGTTTAGAACAGGACTATATAAACTTCTTTAAGGATAAAATAAAGCAAGGTGAAACATTAGAGCCACAAATTACAATTACGGATGCTAAAAAGACTTTATATGCGCCTATAACTACGAATAAAATGTGTCTTCAGTGTCACGGTACACCCGATACCCAAATCAAGAAAGAAACACTACTTGCTTTAAATAAAAAATACCCTCTTGATGAAGCCGTAGGTTACGGTGTGAATGAACTTAGAGGGATTTGGGTAGTGGAGTTTGATATTGATAAATAA
- the rffA gene encoding dTDP-4-amino-4,6-dideoxygalactose transaminase has product MIVFNKPYLTGKETQYIQEAVQTGKISGNGDFTKRCQKYFEDKYGFGKCLLTTSCTDALEMSAILLDIQPGDEVIVPSYTFVSSALAFVREGAVIRFADSNENHPNIAVSEIEKLITPKTKAIVVVHYAGFACDMDEIMALSEKHNIPVVEDAAQAIDNYFIDKNGNKRALGSIGHLSTFSFHETKNIISGEGGLLAINDPKYFNRAEILWEKGTNRAEFFRGEVNKYGWVDTGSSFLPSEVIAAFLWAQLENMEDIQTKRLHIWDYYYKNLKELAEKGHFELPVLNGNSTNNAHMFYIICNSLEERSALIKYMRAQDVQAVFHYLSLHKSEYYEDKFQEDRTIPNSDKFENQLLRLPLYYELSDTDLEQVVASIKGFFEK; this is encoded by the coding sequence ATGATTGTTTTTAATAAACCATACTTAACAGGTAAAGAAACTCAATATATTCAAGAAGCTGTACAAACGGGTAAAATCTCTGGAAACGGAGATTTTACCAAGCGTTGTCAAAAATATTTTGAAGATAAATATGGTTTTGGAAAGTGTTTACTCACCACTTCTTGTACCGATGCTCTAGAAATGTCGGCTATTCTTTTGGATATCCAACCGGGTGACGAGGTTATTGTTCCAAGTTATACTTTTGTTTCTTCTGCCTTGGCTTTTGTTAGAGAAGGTGCGGTAATCAGATTTGCTGATTCCAATGAAAATCACCCAAATATTGCTGTTTCAGAAATAGAAAAACTCATTACGCCCAAAACCAAAGCCATTGTAGTGGTTCATTATGCAGGATTTGCCTGTGATATGGATGAAATTATGGCACTTTCTGAGAAACACAATATTCCTGTAGTAGAAGATGCTGCCCAAGCAATTGACAATTATTTCATTGATAAAAATGGGAATAAAAGAGCTTTGGGTTCCATCGGTCATTTATCAACTTTTAGTTTTCACGAAACCAAAAATATCATTTCTGGAGAAGGAGGACTTTTGGCTATCAATGATCCAAAGTACTTCAACAGAGCCGAGATTCTTTGGGAGAAAGGGACAAATAGAGCCGAATTTTTCCGTGGAGAGGTCAATAAATATGGATGGGTTGATACAGGTTCTTCTTTTTTACCAAGTGAAGTAATTGCAGCTTTTCTTTGGGCACAGTTAGAGAATATGGAAGATATCCAAACCAAAAGACTGCATATTTGGGATTATTACTATAAAAACTTAAAAGAACTAGCTGAAAAAGGTCATTTTGAGCTTCCTGTTTTAAATGGAAACTCTACAAACAATGCTCACATGTTCTATATCATCTGTAATTCTTTGGAAGAACGCTCTGCTCTTATTAAGTATATGAGAGCGCAAGATGTACAAGCGGTTTTCCACTACCTTAGCCTTCATAAAAGTGAATACTACGAAGATAAATTCCAAGAGGATAGAACGATTCCAAATTCTGATAAATTTGAGAATCAACTATTAAGATTACCGTTATACTATGAGTTATCTGATACAGATTTAGAACAAGTTGTTGCTTCTATTAAAGGATTTTTTGAAAAATAA
- the secG gene encoding preprotein translocase subunit SecG, whose protein sequence is MIGLIGALLVLVCVILIITVMVQNPKGGGLSSTFGGGNQILGVQKTTNFIEKTTWTLAVVLVVLVLASHKFINVQTRAVDTPELKNEYLEEVKETGMQAPAAPAAPANTAPATETPASTPATEETPAAE, encoded by the coding sequence ATGATTGGTCTTATCGGAGCCTTATTGGTATTGGTTTGTGTTATATTGATAATCACAGTGATGGTACAAAACCCAAAAGGAGGAGGATTATCTTCAACATTTGGTGGTGGAAACCAAATTTTGGGAGTTCAAAAAACCACTAATTTTATCGAAAAAACAACTTGGACACTTGCTGTAGTTCTTGTTGTCTTAGTATTAGCATCGCACAAGTTTATCAATGTTCAGACTAGAGCAGTTGATACACCAGAGCTTAAAAACGAATATCTTGAAGAGGTAAAAGAAACAGGAATGCAAGCACCAGCTGCTCCTGCTGCACCAGCAAATACTGCACCAGCCACAGAAACTCCTGCAAGCACACCAGCTACAGAAGAAACACCAGCTGCTGAATAA